One genomic region from Curtobacterium sp. 9128 encodes:
- the coaA gene encoding type I pantothenate kinase has product MPIPETTVAHPTPFVEIPRGEWSQLAPKEHLSLTETEIVQLRGLGDRLDMQEVQEVYLPLSRLLTLYAAGARNLHAETSRFLGERAGRTPFVIGVAGSVAVGKSTVARLLRELTKRWPDTPRVELVTTDGFLYPNAELERRGIMDRKGFPESYDRRSLLRFVSQVKSGATEVRAPYYSHLVYDIVPNAEIVVRQPDILIVEGLNVLAPPVHGRLALSDLFDFTIYVDAKTKDIESWYVDRFLALQEEAFSSPDSFFHRFASLSRSDAVETATQVWRAINEPNLVENVLPTRSRATLVLKKAADHKVSSVLLRKI; this is encoded by the coding sequence TGGTCGCAGCTCGCCCCCAAGGAGCACCTCTCCCTGACCGAGACGGAGATCGTGCAGCTGCGCGGCCTCGGTGACCGCCTCGACATGCAGGAGGTGCAGGAGGTCTACCTCCCCCTCTCCCGCCTGCTCACGCTCTACGCCGCCGGCGCGCGGAACCTGCACGCGGAGACGAGCCGCTTCCTCGGGGAGCGGGCCGGGCGGACGCCCTTCGTCATCGGCGTCGCGGGCTCGGTCGCCGTCGGCAAGTCGACCGTCGCACGGCTGCTGCGCGAACTCACGAAGCGCTGGCCGGACACCCCGCGCGTGGAGCTCGTCACGACCGACGGGTTCCTCTACCCGAACGCCGAGCTCGAGCGCCGCGGGATCATGGACCGGAAGGGCTTCCCGGAGTCCTACGACCGCCGTTCCCTGCTGCGCTTCGTCAGCCAGGTGAAGAGCGGGGCGACCGAGGTCCGGGCGCCGTACTACTCGCACCTCGTCTACGACATCGTGCCGAACGCCGAGATCGTCGTGCGGCAGCCGGACATCCTCATCGTGGAGGGGCTCAACGTGCTCGCGCCGCCGGTGCACGGGCGGCTGGCACTGTCCGACCTGTTCGACTTCACGATCTACGTCGACGCGAAGACCAAGGACATCGAGTCCTGGTACGTCGACCGGTTCCTGGCCCTGCAAGAGGAAGCGTTCTCGAGCCCCGACTCGTTCTTCCACCGGTTCGCGTCCCTGTCCCGGTCGGACGCTGTGGAGACCGCGACCCAGGTCTGGCGCGCGATCAACGAGCCGAACCTCGTCGAGAACGTGCTTCCCACGCGCTCGCGGGCGACGCTCGTGCTGAAGAAGGCCGCCGACCACAAGGTCTCGTCGGTCCTGCTCCGCAAGATCTGA
- the glmM gene encoding phosphoglucosamine mutase encodes MPRLFGTDGVRGLANGELTAALALGLAQASAAVLTHGHHADARRASGRPRPRAVLARDPRVSGEFLGAAVAAGLASAGVDVLDAGVIPTPAAAFLVADIDADFGVMISASHNPAPDNGIKFFAAGGRKLPDEVEDRIEAAMHDHSAPTPTGADVGRITRFADAEDRYVVHLLGTLPHRLDGLHVVLDCANGAAAGVSPEVFVNAGAEVTLIGADPDGININDGVGSTHIDNLARAVLEHGADVGIAHDGDADRCLAVDADGNAIDGDQIMAILALSLQERGHLKDDTLVATVMSNLGLKRAMADAGITVIEAGVGDRYVLEKMNAGGFSLGGEQSGHIIFQEYATTGDGILTGLHLVAEIARTGKTLGELASCMTVFPQVLLNVKGVDRHGLADQGVQDAVASATDSLGDTGRVLLRPSGTEPVVRVMVEAASQDDAQRIAEELAAVVSDRLALDAA; translated from the coding sequence ATGCCGCGTCTGTTCGGTACCGACGGGGTTCGTGGTCTCGCCAACGGCGAGCTGACGGCCGCGCTCGCACTGGGTCTTGCCCAGGCGAGCGCGGCCGTTCTCACACACGGACACCATGCCGACGCCCGCCGGGCGTCCGGTCGACCGCGCCCCCGCGCGGTCCTGGCGCGCGACCCGCGCGTCTCCGGCGAGTTCCTCGGTGCCGCTGTCGCGGCCGGGCTCGCCTCCGCCGGCGTCGACGTGCTCGACGCCGGGGTCATCCCCACCCCTGCTGCCGCGTTCCTCGTCGCGGACATCGACGCCGACTTCGGCGTGATGATCTCCGCGTCGCACAACCCGGCGCCGGACAACGGGATCAAGTTCTTCGCCGCAGGCGGCCGGAAGCTCCCCGACGAGGTCGAGGACCGCATCGAAGCGGCGATGCACGACCACTCGGCGCCGACCCCCACCGGCGCCGACGTCGGCCGCATCACCCGGTTCGCCGATGCCGAGGACCGCTACGTCGTGCACCTGCTCGGCACGCTGCCGCACCGTCTCGACGGGCTGCACGTCGTGCTCGACTGTGCGAACGGTGCCGCTGCCGGCGTCTCGCCAGAGGTCTTCGTCAACGCGGGTGCCGAGGTCACGCTGATCGGCGCCGACCCCGACGGCATCAACATCAACGACGGCGTCGGGTCCACGCACATCGACAACCTCGCGCGTGCGGTGCTCGAGCACGGCGCCGACGTCGGGATCGCCCACGACGGCGATGCGGACCGCTGCCTCGCTGTGGACGCCGACGGCAACGCGATCGACGGCGACCAGATCATGGCGATCCTCGCGCTGTCGTTGCAGGAGCGCGGACACCTGAAGGACGACACGCTCGTCGCGACGGTGATGTCGAACCTCGGACTCAAGCGCGCCATGGCGGACGCGGGCATCACCGTGATCGAAGCCGGTGTGGGCGACCGCTACGTGCTCGAGAAGATGAACGCCGGCGGTTTCTCGCTCGGTGGCGAGCAGTCCGGGCACATCATCTTCCAGGAGTACGCCACGACGGGTGACGGCATCCTCACGGGGCTGCACCTCGTCGCCGAGATCGCGCGGACCGGCAAGACGCTCGGCGAACTCGCCTCGTGCATGACGGTGTTCCCGCAGGTGTTGCTCAACGTGAAGGGCGTCGACCGGCACGGCCTGGCGGACCAGGGCGTGCAGGACGCCGTGGCATCGGCCACCGATTCGCTCGGCGACACCGGCCGCGTGCTGCTCCGTCCGTCCGGCACCGAGCCCGTCGTCCGCGTCATGGTCGAGGCCGCTTCCCAGGACGACGCCCAGCGCATCGCCGAGGAGCTCGCCGCGGTCGTGTCCGACCGCCTGGCGCTCGACGCCGCGTAG